In the genome of Mesotoga infera, one region contains:
- the nrdR gene encoding transcriptional repressor NrdR, which translates to MKCPFCGGDSTRVLDSRPTDESTSIRRRRECEKCGARFTTYERYERLPFLVVKKDGRREKFSREKLLNGLLKACEKRPISVDTVNGIVESVENGIVKAGKHEVISSEIGEMIMAELKSLDRVAYVRFASVYKEFRDIDHFMDIIEELRNDRDR; encoded by the coding sequence ATGAAATGTCCTTTTTGTGGTGGAGATTCTACAAGGGTTTTGGATTCTAGACCGACCGATGAATCCACTTCCATTCGGAGAAGAAGGGAGTGCGAGAAGTGTGGTGCAAGATTCACTACCTATGAGAGGTATGAGAGACTTCCCTTCCTGGTGGTAAAAAAAGACGGCAGGAGGGAGAAATTCAGCAGGGAGAAACTTCTCAATGGACTGCTGAAAGCCTGTGAGAAAAGACCAATATCTGTTGATACGGTCAATGGTATCGTTGAGTCCGTAGAAAACGGGATTGTGAAGGCGGGGAAGCACGAAGTAATTTCTAGCGAAATAGGCGAGATGATAATGGCTGAACTCAAGTCTCTGGACAGAGTTGCGTACGTTAGATTTGCATCTGTTTACAAAGAATTCAGGGACATAGATCATTTCATGGATATAATTGAGGAACTCAGGAACGACAGAGATCGTTGA
- the greA gene encoding transcription elongation factor GreA yields the protein MKKKVIYLTQEGFDRMKEELESLRKKLMYEIAERIKEARELGDLSENSEYDEAKNEQGRIDSRIKQLEEILNNAEIIEDDGDLSTVKLGYVVELQNVETGEKSQFRIVNAQEANIFEGKISSDSPIGRGILTHKVDELVRVKTPAGWAKYKILTIGK from the coding sequence GTGAAGAAAAAAGTAATCTACCTTACACAGGAAGGCTTCGACAGAATGAAAGAGGAGCTCGAGAGTCTTAGAAAGAAACTCATGTATGAAATTGCTGAGAGGATCAAGGAAGCCAGAGAGCTCGGGGATTTAAGCGAAAACAGCGAATACGATGAAGCCAAGAACGAACAGGGAAGAATCGATAGCAGAATAAAGCAGCTGGAAGAGATACTCAACAACGCAGAAATAATTGAGGACGATGGTGATTTGAGTACTGTGAAACTGGGTTATGTCGTTGAACTCCAGAACGTTGAGACAGGCGAGAAGTCGCAGTTCAGAATCGTCAACGCTCAGGAGGCCAACATTTTTGAGGGTAAGATTAGTTCTGATTCTCCTATTGGACGGGGAATTCTAACCCACAAAGTGGATGAATTGGTAAGGGTAAAAACCCCTGCAGGTTGGGCGAAGTATAAGATTCT